The sequence GATACAATTGCACCTGAGCACTTTAAAATCAGAAGGCGAACAAATCAAAACGATGGTGTGGAGCACATCAGTAAATGTGTATCTAGTTGGAGCTAAATATGACGAATGGTTATCCCAGTATATTCTAAATAAAGATAGTGGCATAAGGCTGGTTCACTATCCATTGGAGAAACCCGTTAAAGCAATTAATTCCCGCATGGTTCGGCAGCCATATATTTTGAAAGAGGATCGTGTGAGTTGAAGAGTTCcttaataattgaatttttattctagcaaatatgtatataaataaagggAACCTTCAATGACGCCACCAGCTATATGCTACTTAATTTATCATCAATTGAGGAACTAAGCACTCGCTTATCACGATCGCTAGATCCGTTGCAATTTCGTGGCAGCTTCCACCTGAAAATGGACTTTCCCGAGCCTTATGCTGAAGATTACTGGAAGTGGGTGAAGATTGGTGATGATGTAGTTTTTCGTGTAGTGGCCCCATGTACTCGTTGTATATTCCCTAATATAGATGTAAAGACAGCAAAGCGTGATCCCGATGGTGAACCGTTCAATACGTTAAAGAAGTGGGTTTCGAACATATTTAAGTAAACCATTATTActgatttctttatttattttaaggtatCGCCTATTCAAAGGCTATGCTAGTCCAGCACTTGGCATTCACTTGGGCTTACGCGCCGCGGGTTCTATCAAGGAGGGTGCAGTTATCTATGTTGAGGATAAGTGAAGAGATTTTATGCAGCTATAGTAAACAAGAATATgtaatacacaaatacatatcttAAGATCCAACAAGAAAATTAAGTGGAActgtgaaaaatatgtttatttaacgATCTACATAATGATTATAATAATTCTATAAatagctaaaataaaaataatactggttggaagaaaaaatatattcaatgccCTTCGTAACGTTTTGTCGGCCTACCAACTCCACGTTGAAAAACAGTGTAGATCAAACAATAGGTAAAATAGGTAAAACCTTATTAGTTCAGTTGGACAGAGGTAGCTCGGAAGAGAGTTTAGTTAATTACTCACTGAGTTGAAAAACATActgcaaaaattgcaaatcaaataaatgctttgcactttattttgtattagacATAGCCTAAtctcatacctacatatattatatgCTTGAAAccttataaattatataatgtTAAAGAAAGTACATGAATTTATTACCTTTTGTATTTAAACTTATGTATAATTGGTTATCAAAGTactgaacaaacaaaattgtaaatagAAGATGTGCAATCTTACGGTTTAAGGAATAAGGACGATTTCATAGATACTATCTATAAATCTAATTAGGCGCaaagtgattcaataaacaaAGACCGAAAACTATTTAATGAATTACCAAGTAATATAAAACATTAAGACGGATAAAAGGTTATATTAACGAAACGTAtgttatttaataaatactgAAAGTTTAAAatagataaacaaattttctaacgAAAAAACGTAATAGCAAGACTAAGTTATTAACACCGTCGCGACGAGTCAAGATTAAATCAAAAAGTAGGAAGTGGGATACAAATACCAGAGCTCTCACTTAAGCTAAGCTTCCGACTGCCATACCACTGCATTGTTTTCAAGCTGAGCATGCAGCAATCAGAGGGCAACCCTCCCCATATAAAATCAGCCACTAGTTTCTGAAATAACCAAGCGACCATTAAATCGCAGCTAAACATTTGCGACAATTAATGGACCAAACAGTGTTAAGAGAGACAATAAACGGCATTCAACGGGAGAAACTTACCACTTTCTTAAGCTCGCggccccgaatgccgttatcggagtccaacccccACCCATTGCAGACAAAGAGCTCCAGCTCCcacgagagtcccgcgtaaccttggcacaattacgttctggatactatagcaggttaaactcctacctatccgaAATTGACCCcgacaactcaaaattttccaaaactgagttttttgcataaattaattcaGAGTACACATTTCTAACTGCTGCAAATATTTCGTTCACATAACTATCTTCTTTAACTGGAAAAATACTGTTATGTCTATTTTTATGTCAAGTGTGTTGCTTTTACACAATCAActaaagagaattatttttagttgcgtTAATGGGCTCACAGCTGATTACTTTTATTACACATAAAgagttttattttgagttcTGCCTCTATAGCTGCAAAAAGTGATAAATTTCGTggtatattattttgcattgtgCTTCTTTAGTTGTGAAAAGTGAGTTCAATTAGGTTAGgaaacttataaaattaaaacattttatcagTTAAAAAGGCGCAACTTAAGATAATATCACtagttaattgaaaaaatttcagctAAAGAGTCATAAATcaagattttgttttattttcgcaaacataatataaaattgaaaaaaatatagtagaaccttcttcaatgttgtatattttcatgatggaacaatattttctttaaatattagaataatttttacttaaaacgtTTTTCGTCTCTCCTGAAAATCTTagtattttgagttgtgacccttttgtatttagggtgcgatatgtcggGCATGTGAAGGGACCCCctcgacactaa comes from Anastrepha ludens isolate Willacy chromosome 3, idAnaLude1.1, whole genome shotgun sequence and encodes:
- the LOC128858286 gene encoding mitochondrial amidoxime-reducing component 1-like, with product MLRAPSAVTYSVAVGVGVTLVYWCYRQWKNRISMPKKWRRIGTLDQINIFPIKSCAPLNLDANTEVDCDILGLKFNGCRDRALMMINNSNEMITARVYPHMVLIATELVESQILQISAPGMKSIQLHLSTLKSEGEQIKTMVWSTSVNVYLVGAKYDEWLSQYILNKDSGIRLVHYPLEKPVKAINSRMVRQPYILKEDRGTFNDATSYMLLNLSSIEELSTRLSRSLDPLQFRGSFHLKMDFPEPYAEDYWKWVKIGDDVVFRVVAPCTRCIFPNIDVKTAKRDPDGEPFNTLKKYRLFKGYASPALGIHLGLRAAGSIKEGAVIYVEDK